A window of Campylobacter pinnipediorum subsp. pinnipediorum contains these coding sequences:
- a CDS encoding response regulator codes for MKKFKDYIVIIPLIFTIFFILYKIYNFSTYVYNSNKLAESIKEQNILKNIIKSLILEREIVNSKKNNFYNIDILRKKTDDDIDALISFKPEKQDETISIKSQVEILRQRITSNYIFLSFYRNINDSMINGNSKFLDLKSLNNELRTYIIILNDIYINASKINFNREYIQKAITNNEQVSSNNILNWLQADISNLIDIKFLPKNESKERMINFLNTSKNSGYLKKIFEEGNKLSELKKKNITNEELYLIDNFQKDKFIFLLEASNIIESELSIKNSIILKRYKQNIILSVTLLMIFIFITINIIKKIKELTIIKENIRLAKDFFYDNQDELNLENYNTILNFKDIYENLKKSYKKIITLNKIKSKYIKKATQRQKMQLEEKLHSISFLRKSYTSSEQLKALSVLEENYSKEYSTFNDILNTVYFENNELEKSEVVFNPQDVFSIALESRINEINKKNINYTTFIDPKIKNNLIGDKDKIINTISNILFCAIYQCNQYSKIVVKIKQVINSKNNDVTNILFTIKNNADSTLENFIQNEDVVDIKTIDDEYMQFWLSLSSLYLKSMQSKLKIKSSKDIGNEFSFEIVLKTMNEIEEYQNLNNKIPIAYIDDLDKDYNIFFKKTLQNIGLNPTVFSSLNKVDNIKNYRIIFTRKTKDISYDSQNIISIKDPLTPIKILQYLQKNTDTKSTQKFILNKPQILIIENNNINLNIIKHSFEKYNIDITSASDHKNIEELTKNKRFDLFLMDTDAYGLKSLEIAKKYKNNEIGRHTPIIAMISSAGSISPEQSLTVFDEYIKKPFSKKNLRRILAGFIPNFDTFLNNNNIYKKSYNILLFKKSPIENKIFAGALSEFNTYLTTADSFEEFENYIKNTIYGLIFIDDNEKNFDTKKILSLIEDSRIVFGIDTKLFIFSNKSRNNFSIKHYIKILSPQINKAQLVEIVKKEMLGGGKN; via the coding sequence ATGAAAAAATTTAAAGATTACATTGTAATTATACCTTTAATTTTTACTATTTTTTTTATATTGTATAAAATATATAATTTTTCTACCTATGTTTACAACTCCAACAAATTAGCAGAGAGCATAAAAGAGCAAAATATTTTAAAAAATATAATAAAATCACTTATATTAGAAAGAGAGATAGTAAATTCTAAAAAAAATAATTTTTACAATATAGATATTTTAAGAAAAAAAACCGATGATGACATAGATGCATTAATTTCCTTTAAGCCAGAAAAACAAGATGAAACAATATCAATAAAATCACAAGTTGAAATTTTACGACAAAGAATAACTAGCAATTATATATTTTTAAGTTTTTATAGAAATATAAACGATTCAATGATAAACGGAAATTCTAAATTTTTAGATCTCAAATCATTAAATAATGAATTAAGAACATATATTATTATATTAAATGATATATATATAAACGCGTCAAAAATAAACTTTAATAGAGAATACATACAAAAAGCTATAACAAATAACGAACAAGTTTCAAGCAATAATATATTAAACTGGCTCCAAGCTGATATTTCAAATCTTATAGATATAAAATTTTTACCAAAAAATGAATCAAAAGAGAGAATGATAAATTTTTTAAATACTTCTAAAAATAGTGGATATTTAAAAAAAATATTTGAAGAAGGCAATAAACTATCAGAATTAAAGAAAAAAAACATAACAAACGAAGAATTGTATCTAATAGATAATTTTCAAAAAGATAAATTTATATTTTTACTAGAAGCTTCAAATATCATAGAGTCTGAATTATCTATCAAAAATTCAATTATTTTAAAAAGATATAAACAAAATATAATATTATCAGTCACATTGCTTATGATTTTTATATTTATTACCATCAATATTATTAAAAAAATTAAAGAGCTAACAATTATAAAAGAAAATATCAGATTAGCAAAGGATTTTTTTTATGATAATCAAGATGAATTAAATTTAGAAAATTACAATACGATCTTAAATTTTAAAGACATATATGAAAATTTAAAAAAATCATATAAAAAAATTATTACTTTAAATAAAATTAAAAGCAAATATATAAAAAAAGCAACTCAAAGACAAAAAATGCAACTAGAAGAAAAACTTCATAGTATATCATTTTTAAGAAAAAGTTACACCTCATCTGAACAATTAAAAGCACTTAGCGTATTAGAAGAAAATTACTCAAAAGAATACTCTACATTTAATGATATTTTAAACACTGTATATTTTGAAAACAACGAATTAGAAAAAAGCGAAGTTGTCTTTAATCCACAAGATGTTTTCAGCATAGCTCTTGAATCTAGAATTAATGAAATCAACAAAAAAAATATAAATTATACAACCTTTATAGACCCTAAAATAAAAAATAATCTTATAGGAGATAAAGATAAAATAATAAATACAATATCTAATATTTTGTTTTGCGCTATATATCAATGCAACCAATATTCAAAAATTGTAGTAAAAATAAAACAAGTCATAAATTCTAAAAACAATGATGTAACAAATATACTATTTACTATAAAAAATAATGCTGATTCAACACTTGAAAATTTTATTCAGAATGAAGATGTTGTTGATATAAAAACAATAGATGATGAATATATGCAATTTTGGCTATCTCTATCCTCTCTTTATTTAAAAAGTATGCAATCAAAGCTCAAAATAAAAAGCTCAAAAGATATTGGTAATGAATTTTCATTTGAAATTGTATTAAAAACAATGAATGAAATAGAAGAATATCAAAATTTAAATAACAAAATACCTATTGCATATATCGATGATTTAGATAAAGACTATAATATATTTTTCAAAAAAACATTACAAAATATAGGTTTAAATCCGACTGTTTTTTCAAGCTTAAATAAAGTAGACAATATTAAAAATTATCGAATAATATTTACAAGAAAAACAAAAGATATATCTTATGATTCACAAAATATTATAAGTATAAAAGATCCTTTAACACCTATAAAAATTTTACAATATCTACAAAAAAATACAGATACAAAATCAACTCAAAAATTTATTTTAAATAAACCACAAATACTAATAATAGAAAATAATAATATAAATCTTAATATCATAAAACATTCATTTGAAAAATATAATATTGATATAACATCAGCAAGCGATCATAAAAACATAGAAGAATTAACAAAAAACAAAAGATTTGATTTATTTTTAATGGATACAGATGCATACGGACTAAAATCTTTAGAAATTGCAAAAAAATATAAAAATAATGAAATTGGAAGACATACCCCTATAATAGCTATGATATCTAGTGCTGGAAGTATATCACCAGAACAATCATTAACAGTATTTGATGAATACATAAAAAAACCATTTAGCAAAAAGAATTTAAGAAGAATACTTGCAGGTTTTATACCAAATTTTGATACTTTTTTAAACAACAATAATATATATAAAAAAAGTTATAATATTTTATTATTTAAAAAATCACCTATTGAAAATAAAATATTCGCTGGAGCATTATCTGAATTTAATACATATTTGACAACTGCGGATAGCTTTGAAGAATTTGAAAATTATATAAAAAATACAATTTATGGTCTAATATTTATAGATGATAATGAAAAAAATTTTGATACCAAAAAAATATTAAGCTTAATAGAAGACTCCAGGATAGTATTTGGCATAGATACAAAATTATTTATATTTAGCAATAAATCTAGAAATAATTTCAGTATTAAACATTATATTAAAATATTATCACCACAGATAAACAAAGCTCAACTGGTTGAGATAGTTAAAAAAGAGATGCTAGGCGGGGGTAAAAACTAA
- the uvrC gene encoding excinuclease ABC subunit UvrC, with product MLLDELRTLPKSSGVYQYFDEKNRLLYVGKAKNLFNRVKSYFNFTPTLSPSSNLSPRIYKMISETKHLEYIVTSSEADALILENSFIKQLKPKYNILLRDDKTYPYIFIDLNEDFPRFEITRKIVQGANIKYFGPFFSGSKDLLEAIYINFRLIQKKSCLKSKKKCLFYQMQRCYAPCENEISKEDYKKIVDEALISLQNPSLMIPKLTNLMQIYANSQNYEQAAAIRDQINSIKNLEVKIEVDIAKLEDFEVFCVTKYLDLFCGIRFSIQKGKIVGVKSDITNAKDGENNEINEIYKHFILDNFAINQPVTTTKIYTFDEFEDMDLVAEILNKRHNKKFSIKQPKVGEKRKICEIAQKNAQITIQKHIKTNDMGFLNELKEYFNLSHIPNTIECFDNSHLFGEATVAGMIRYENGNFAKEKYRHFHLENKNDYDQMRESLTIRALRFDKLSPPDLWIIDGGEALLNLAVEILKSSGTNIDVIAISKEKIDAKAHRAKGKAKDKIYTINNKFNLATDDKKLLFFQKMRDEAHRFAISFHRKIKSKQDTQNSKLAKLGISKGSITKLVNFYGSFDKIYKSSYDDIKRITNKSVADKIFKEKS from the coding sequence TTGCTATTAGATGAATTAAGAACTTTGCCAAAAAGTTCTGGTGTATATCAATACTTCGATGAAAAAAATAGACTTTTATATGTAGGAAAAGCCAAAAACCTTTTTAATAGAGTAAAAAGTTATTTTAATTTTACTCCGACTTTGTCCCCATCATCAAATCTAAGCCCTAGAATTTATAAAATGATAAGTGAAACAAAGCATCTTGAATACATAGTAACTAGTAGCGAAGCTGATGCATTAATACTTGAAAACTCATTTATAAAACAACTAAAACCAAAATATAATATTTTACTAAGAGATGATAAAACATACCCTTATATTTTTATAGACTTAAACGAAGATTTTCCAAGATTTGAAATAACAAGAAAGATAGTTCAAGGCGCAAATATAAAATATTTTGGACCTTTTTTTAGTGGTTCGAAAGATTTATTGGAAGCTATTTATATAAATTTTAGACTAATTCAAAAAAAATCGTGCTTAAAGAGTAAAAAAAAGTGCCTTTTTTATCAAATGCAAAGATGTTATGCTCCTTGTGAAAATGAAATTTCAAAAGAGGACTATAAAAAAATAGTAGATGAGGCATTGATATCTTTACAAAATCCTAGTTTAATGATACCAAAGCTAACAAATTTAATGCAAATATATGCAAATTCACAAAATTACGAACAAGCGGCAGCAATAAGAGATCAGATAAATAGTATAAAAAATTTAGAGGTAAAAATAGAGGTTGATATAGCAAAACTTGAAGATTTTGAGGTATTTTGTGTAACTAAATATTTGGATTTATTTTGCGGTATAAGATTTAGCATACAAAAAGGAAAAATAGTTGGTGTAAAAAGCGATATAACAAATGCAAAAGATGGAGAAAATAACGAAATAAATGAGATATATAAGCACTTTATACTTGATAATTTTGCTATAAATCAACCAGTAACAACAACTAAAATTTATACATTTGATGAGTTTGAAGATATGGATTTGGTAGCTGAAATTTTAAACAAAAGACATAATAAGAAATTTTCAATCAAGCAACCAAAAGTTGGAGAAAAAAGAAAAATTTGCGAAATAGCACAAAAAAATGCACAAATAACAATACAAAAACATATAAAAACAAATGATATGGGTTTTTTAAATGAGTTAAAAGAGTATTTTAACCTAAGCCATATACCAAACACGATAGAGTGTTTTGACAACTCACATCTATTCGGAGAAGCAACAGTTGCTGGTATGATAAGATATGAAAATGGAAATTTTGCAAAAGAAAAATATAGACATTTTCATCTTGAGAACAAAAATGATTATGATCAAATGAGAGAGAGCTTAACAATAAGAGCTTTAAGATTTGACAAATTAAGTCCACCTGATTTGTGGATAATAGATGGCGGAGAAGCTTTGCTAAATTTAGCTGTTGAAATACTAAAAAGTTCTGGAACAAATATAGATGTCATAGCTATATCAAAAGAAAAAATTGATGCAAAAGCACATAGGGCAAAAGGCAAAGCAAAGGATAAAATTTACACCATAAACAATAAATTTAATTTAGCGACAGATGATAAAAAGCTTTTATTTTTTCAAAAAATGAGAGATGAGGCTCATAGATTTGCAATAAGCTTTCATAGAAAAATTAAAAGCAAACAAGATACACAAAATTCAAAACTAGCAAAGCTTGGAATTTCAAAGGGAAGCATTACAAAATTAGTTAATTTTTATGGAAGTTTTGATAAAATATATAAATCAAGTTATGATGATATAAAAAGAATAACCAATAAAAGTGTTGCGGATAAAATATTTAAGGAAAAGTCTTGA
- the nhaD gene encoding sodium:proton antiporter NhaD, translating to MKFLGLIVLFFAAAFGSGAEVAVDHIDLSTTWAGWLCLVVFVIGYYFIAAEELYHVNKAKPAIFIGTFMFILLGIYMAINSMSMEPLNNEINHLIIEIAQIVFFLMVAMTYIEALIERDVFNVLKYNLVSKGYSYKKLFWLTGVIAFFLSPVADNLTTALILSTVLLTIDRENKAFLVTGAINIVVAANAGGAWSPFGDITTLMVWAAGKSPFIDFLALFPASFIGWIITGYLLSLKVPEGSPRFDAKSEKKVVIKPGGKVVIALGISTIVIAVLCHQFFHLPAMWGMMFGFSLLTIFSYLFKKKHKDEDTMNVFHYMSKIENDTLLFFFGILAAVGALHYAGFLEYLIKLYDSFGFTSINIAVGFVSAIVDNVPVMSAVLKSNPAMGDDEWLLVTLTAGIGGSMISFGSAAGVGVMGKLRGIYTFGAHMSQAWKVVVGYIISLVIWYIQFEILGWY from the coding sequence ATGAAATTTCTTGGACTTATAGTCTTGTTTTTTGCAGCTGCCTTTGGTTCTGGTGCTGAGGTTGCGGTTGATCATATAGACCTTAGTACAACTTGGGCTGGCTGGTTGTGTCTTGTAGTATTTGTTATTGGATATTATTTTATAGCGGCTGAAGAGCTGTATCATGTAAATAAAGCTAAACCAGCTATATTTATAGGCACTTTTATGTTTATACTTTTGGGTATTTATATGGCCATAAATAGTATGTCTATGGAGCCTTTAAATAATGAGATAAATCATCTTATTATAGAGATTGCTCAGATAGTATTTTTCTTGATGGTTGCTATGACATATATAGAAGCATTAATAGAAAGAGATGTTTTTAATGTATTAAAATACAATTTAGTCTCAAAAGGCTATTCTTACAAAAAACTTTTTTGGCTAACTGGTGTTATTGCATTTTTCTTAAGCCCAGTAGCTGACAATCTTACAACAGCACTTATTTTATCTACTGTTCTTTTGACAATAGATAGAGAAAATAAAGCATTCTTGGTAACCGGTGCAATAAATATAGTTGTTGCAGCAAATGCTGGTGGTGCATGGAGTCCATTTGGAGATATCACAACTCTTATGGTTTGGGCGGCAGGAAAATCTCCATTTATAGATTTCTTAGCACTTTTTCCTGCTTCATTTATTGGTTGGATTATTACCGGATATTTATTGTCTTTAAAAGTTCCAGAAGGAAGTCCTCGTTTTGATGCAAAGAGTGAGAAAAAAGTTGTTATAAAACCTGGTGGTAAGGTTGTTATAGCTCTTGGAATTTCTACTATAGTTATAGCTGTTTTATGTCATCAGTTCTTCCATTTACCTGCGATGTGGGGTATGATGTTTGGTTTTTCTTTACTTACTATATTTTCATATTTATTTAAGAAGAAACACAAAGATGAAGACACTATGAATGTTTTTCACTATATGTCAAAAATAGAAAATGATACATTGTTATTTTTCTTTGGAATTTTAGCTGCTGTTGGCGCCTTGCACTATGCTGGTTTCTTAGAATATCTCATAAAACTTTATGATAGCTTCGGATTTACTAGCATAAACATTGCTGTTGGTTTTGTATCTGCTATAGTTGACAATGTTCCTGTTATGAGTGCTGTTTTAAAATCAAATCCGGCAATGGGCGATGATGAGTGGTTGCTTGTAACACTTACGGCTGGTATCGGTGGCTCTATGATAAGTTTTGGTTCAGCTGCTGGTGTTGGTGTTATGGGTAAATTAAGAGGTATTTATACTTTTGGTGCTCATATGTCTCAGGCTTGGAAAGTGGTTGTTGGATATATCATTTCTCTTGTTATATGGTATATTCAATTTGAAATTTTAGGATGGTATTAA